In Saccharothrix syringae, the following are encoded in one genomic region:
- a CDS encoding acyl-CoA dehydrogenase family protein: MDELVRRATAIVPVLRAHAAWGDQHRRLHEEVLEAMADAGVLRLRVPTAHGGHGADLCAVVRVVAELARGDGSAAWTAAVWAISTWVAGRFPEQVRQEVFAKPDVRVTGILSPTATAEPVPGGVVVNGRWAFTTGAPQCDWTTNAALLAPHREPVVLALPVADLEVVDDWHTTGLRATGSVTTLARDVFVPADRVLPLTPLLEGDPAAPLPLFRAPYPVAACATVSAPAVGLVREALRLAPDSPRAREAAVLADDAQHHAERAAAVVDAKAVRGEAWTPKERAWVREDLIEACLRAKDAVDVLDGNDPVLHRVQRDVHALHLHAVLHPNANLERYEQVFRRR; this comes from the coding sequence GTGGACGAGCTCGTCCGGCGGGCCACCGCGATCGTCCCGGTGCTGCGCGCCCACGCCGCGTGGGGCGACCAGCACCGCCGCCTGCACGAAGAGGTCCTGGAGGCCATGGCCGACGCCGGCGTGCTGCGCCTGCGCGTGCCCACCGCGCACGGCGGCCACGGCGCCGACCTGTGCGCGGTCGTGCGCGTGGTCGCCGAGCTGGCCCGCGGCGACGGCTCGGCCGCCTGGACGGCCGCGGTGTGGGCCATCTCCACGTGGGTCGCGGGTCGGTTTCCCGAACAGGTCCGCCAGGAGGTCTTCGCCAAGCCGGACGTGCGGGTCACCGGCATCCTCAGCCCGACCGCGACCGCCGAACCCGTGCCCGGCGGCGTCGTGGTCAACGGCCGGTGGGCGTTCACCACGGGTGCCCCGCAGTGCGACTGGACCACCAACGCCGCCCTGCTCGCACCCCACCGCGAACCGGTCGTGCTGGCCCTGCCCGTGGCCGACCTGGAGGTCGTCGACGACTGGCACACCACCGGCCTGCGCGCCACCGGCAGCGTGACCACGCTGGCCAGGGACGTGTTCGTGCCGGCCGACCGCGTCCTGCCGCTGACGCCGCTGCTGGAGGGCGACCCCGCCGCGCCGCTGCCGCTGTTCCGCGCCCCCTACCCGGTGGCCGCCTGCGCCACGGTCAGCGCCCCCGCGGTCGGCTTGGTCCGCGAAGCGCTGCGCCTGGCACCCGACAGCCCGCGCGCCCGCGAGGCCGCCGTGCTGGCCGACGACGCCCAGCACCACGCCGAGCGGGCCGCCGCCGTGGTCGACGCGAAGGCGGTCCGGGGTGAGGCGTGGACGCCCAAGGAGCGGGCGTGGGTGCGGGAGGACCTGATCGAGGCGTGCCTGAGGGCCAAGGACGCGGTCGACGTGCTGGACGGCAACGACCCCGTGCTGCACCGGGTGCAGCGGGACGTGCACGCCCTGCACCTGCACGCGGTCCTGCACCCGAACGCGAACCTGGAGCGGTACGAGCAGGTGTTCCGCCGCCGGTAG
- a CDS encoding acyltransferase family protein, with amino-acid sequence MTAEVGERSRLAAVDNLKVLLVAWVIGGHALLGYSAVGGWPYDEVNEVTFRPLSEAVLAAVVGPSGLFLMGTFYLLSGLFTPSSLARKGAARFARERLVRLGVPFAASALLVWPLALWVAYRAAGHRVSPWWVFTHRDPPLDSGSLWFVAVLLLFSLVYAVVGRPRPEPLAITGGHLAAVTAGVVVSTFAVRLWVPARSGQVGDLHVWWWPQLVAMFGLGIAGARAGLAERVPERVWRGSRVVALLTALGVPVLAVALGVSDPAGQAGPFLGGWRWQALLFAAVEAVLVVGGSVWLLGWAQRRLTRDGPLATGLARGAFAAFVVQGPVLVLLAVAARPLPLPAEVKAFLVAAAAIAVSFAAGWLLTSRTRAAKFF; translated from the coding sequence ATGACCGCAGAGGTGGGGGAGCGGTCCCGGCTGGCCGCGGTGGACAACCTGAAGGTGCTGCTGGTCGCGTGGGTGATCGGCGGCCACGCCCTGCTGGGCTACTCGGCGGTGGGCGGGTGGCCGTACGACGAGGTCAACGAGGTCACCTTCCGGCCCCTTTCCGAGGCCGTGCTGGCCGCGGTCGTCGGCCCCTCAGGGCTGTTCCTGATGGGCACCTTCTACCTGCTGTCGGGGCTGTTCACCCCGTCGTCGCTGGCGCGCAAGGGCGCCGCCCGGTTCGCCCGGGAACGCCTGGTGCGGTTAGGCGTGCCGTTCGCGGCCTCGGCGCTGCTGGTGTGGCCGCTGGCGCTGTGGGTGGCCTACCGCGCGGCCGGGCACCGCGTGTCGCCCTGGTGGGTGTTCACCCACCGCGACCCGCCGCTGGACTCCGGCTCGCTGTGGTTCGTGGCGGTCCTGCTGCTGTTCTCGCTGGTCTACGCGGTGGTCGGCCGGCCGCGCCCGGAGCCGCTGGCGATCACCGGCGGGCACCTCGCGGCGGTCACCGCGGGGGTCGTGGTGAGCACGTTCGCGGTGCGGCTGTGGGTGCCCGCGCGCAGCGGGCAGGTGGGCGACCTGCACGTGTGGTGGTGGCCGCAGCTCGTGGCGATGTTCGGGCTGGGCATCGCGGGCGCGCGGGCCGGGCTGGCCGAGCGGGTGCCGGAACGGGTGTGGCGCGGCAGCCGCGTGGTGGCGCTGCTGACCGCGCTGGGCGTGCCGGTGCTCGCGGTGGCCCTGGGCGTGTCGGACCCCGCCGGGCAGGCCGGGCCGTTCCTGGGCGGGTGGCGGTGGCAGGCGCTGCTGTTCGCCGCGGTGGAGGCGGTGCTGGTGGTCGGCGGGTCGGTGTGGCTGCTGGGCTGGGCGCAGCGGCGGCTCACGCGGGACGGGCCGCTGGCGACGGGGCTGGCGCGCGGTGCGTTCGCGGCGTTCGTCGTCCAGGGACCGGTGCTGGTGCTGCTCGCGGTCGCGGCCAGGCCGCTGCCGCTCCCGGCGGAGGTGAAGGCGTTCCTGGTCGCCGCGGCGGCGATCGCGGTGTCGTTCGCGGCGGGCTGGTTGCTCACCTCGCGGACGCGTGCGGCGAAGTTCTTCTGA
- a CDS encoding FMN reductase, producing MTSLAVVHAGLGSPSSSELLATRLAGAVSARVPGLEVRTVQLRDLARDVADNLVTGFPGARLRAAVQDVVGADALIAVTPTFNASYSGLFKSFVDVLDPDSLVGKPVLIGATGGTERHSLVLDHAVRPLFAYLRAVVVPTGVYAASSDWGAEGLPARIERAGGELADLLAGRPPAARPTEDFVPFDQLLASRARS from the coding sequence ATGACCTCGCTCGCGGTGGTGCACGCGGGCCTGGGCTCGCCCTCGTCCAGCGAGCTGCTGGCGACCCGGCTGGCCGGCGCGGTGTCGGCCCGCGTGCCCGGGCTGGAGGTGCGCACCGTGCAGCTGCGCGACCTGGCCCGGGACGTGGCCGACAACCTGGTCACCGGGTTCCCCGGCGCGCGGCTGCGCGCGGCGGTGCAGGACGTGGTCGGCGCCGACGCGCTGATCGCGGTGACGCCGACGTTCAACGCGTCCTACAGCGGGCTGTTCAAGTCGTTCGTGGACGTGCTGGACCCGGACTCCCTGGTCGGGAAGCCGGTGCTGATCGGGGCCACCGGCGGCACCGAGCGGCACTCCCTGGTGCTCGACCACGCCGTGCGGCCGCTGTTCGCCTACCTGCGGGCGGTCGTCGTGCCGACCGGGGTGTACGCGGCCTCGTCGGACTGGGGCGCCGAGGGGCTGCCGGCGCGGATCGAGCGCGCCGGCGGCGAGCTGGCCGACCTGCTGGCGGGACGCCCGCCGGCGGCCCGGCCGACCGAGGACTTCGTGCCGTTCGACCAGCTCCTGGCGTCCCGGGCTCGGTCCTAG
- a CDS encoding GNAT family N-acetyltransferase encodes MSALHLAVSNAAVLTTTLARARGHELVERPGFLAMRGPTLLRVLVRRPDLDADDLAELNLLVKRAEARVLVEDSYGTVDGAALDLTARHMPVMVREPGPLPEPALEVTPARTAAELAVVERVVVDGFPVPGFPVGGALPAALLDTGWCHAHLAWRDGRPAGACLTIVADGVGGVYWVTTLPEHRSRGVGRALMHAVLNQFPVPMTLTAARPGRPLYDSLGFSVVTEATWWSNGG; translated from the coding sequence ATGTCCGCCTTGCACCTGGCCGTGAGCAACGCCGCCGTCCTGACCACCACCCTGGCCCGCGCCCGCGGGCACGAGCTGGTCGAGCGCCCCGGTTTCCTCGCCATGCGGGGCCCCACGCTGCTCCGCGTGCTGGTGCGGCGGCCCGACCTCGACGCCGACGACCTCGCCGAGCTGAACCTGCTGGTCAAGCGCGCCGAGGCCCGCGTGCTGGTCGAGGACTCCTACGGCACCGTCGACGGCGCGGCGCTCGACCTCACCGCCCGCCACATGCCCGTCATGGTCCGCGAGCCCGGACCGCTGCCCGAGCCGGCGCTGGAGGTCACGCCCGCGCGCACCGCGGCGGAACTGGCCGTCGTCGAGCGGGTCGTGGTCGACGGCTTCCCGGTGCCCGGCTTCCCCGTCGGCGGTGCCCTGCCCGCCGCGCTGCTCGACACCGGGTGGTGCCACGCGCACCTGGCGTGGCGGGACGGCCGGCCCGCGGGCGCGTGCCTGACCATCGTCGCCGACGGCGTGGGCGGGGTGTACTGGGTGACCACCCTGCCCGAGCACCGCTCGCGCGGCGTTGGACGTGCGCTGATGCACGCCGTGCTCAACCAGTTCCCGGTGCCGATGACGCTGACCGCCGCCCGGCCCGGCCGGCCGCTGTACGACTCGCTCGGCTTCTCCGTCGTCACCGAGGCCACCTGGTGGTCCAACGGCGGCTGA
- a CDS encoding LLM class flavin-dependent oxidoreductase, whose product MQFGVFTVGDVTPDPTTGRTPTEAERIKAMVTIALKAEEVGLDVFATGEHHNRPFVPSSPTTMLGWIAARTERLILSTSTTLITTNDPVKIAEDFAMLQHLADGRVDLMMGRGNTAPVYPWFGKDIRDGIDLAIENYALLHKLWREDVVDWQGKHRTPLQSFTSTPRPLDDVPPFVWHGSIRSPQIAEQAAYYGDGFFANHIFWPKEHFQRLINFYRERYEHHGHGAAHQAIVGLGGQFFMRPNSQDAVREFRPYFDNAPVYGHGPSLEEFTEQTPLTVGSPQQVIDKTLSFREHFGDYQRQLFLIDHAGLPLKTVLEQLDQLGEILPTLRREFAAGRPADVPDAPTHGSLLAARKADVR is encoded by the coding sequence ATGCAGTTCGGTGTCTTCACCGTGGGCGACGTGACGCCCGACCCCACCACGGGCCGGACGCCGACCGAGGCCGAGCGCATCAAGGCCATGGTCACGATCGCGTTGAAGGCCGAGGAGGTCGGCCTGGACGTGTTCGCGACCGGCGAGCACCACAACCGCCCGTTCGTGCCGTCCTCGCCCACCACCATGCTCGGCTGGATCGCCGCCCGGACCGAGCGGCTGATCCTGTCCACCTCCACCACCCTGATCACCACGAACGACCCGGTGAAGATCGCCGAGGACTTCGCGATGCTCCAGCACCTGGCCGACGGCCGGGTGGACCTGATGATGGGCCGGGGCAACACCGCCCCCGTCTATCCCTGGTTCGGCAAGGACATCCGCGACGGCATCGACCTCGCCATCGAGAACTACGCCCTGCTGCACAAGCTGTGGCGCGAGGACGTCGTGGACTGGCAGGGCAAGCACCGCACGCCGCTCCAGTCGTTCACCTCCACGCCGCGCCCGCTCGACGACGTGCCGCCGTTCGTGTGGCACGGGTCGATCCGCAGCCCGCAGATCGCCGAGCAGGCCGCCTACTACGGCGACGGCTTCTTCGCCAACCACATCTTCTGGCCCAAGGAGCACTTCCAGCGGCTGATCAACTTCTACCGCGAGCGCTACGAGCACCACGGGCACGGCGCCGCGCACCAGGCCATCGTCGGCCTCGGCGGCCAGTTCTTCATGCGCCCCAACTCCCAGGACGCGGTGCGCGAGTTCCGGCCCTACTTCGACAACGCCCCGGTCTACGGGCACGGGCCGTCGCTGGAGGAGTTCACCGAGCAGACGCCGCTGACCGTCGGCAGCCCGCAGCAGGTCATCGACAAGACGCTGTCCTTCCGCGAGCACTTCGGCGACTACCAGCGGCAGCTGTTCCTGATCGACCACGCCGGCCTGCCGCTGAAGACCGTGCTGGAGCAGCTCGACCAGCTCGGCGAAATCCTGCCCACCCTGCGGCGCGAGTTCGCCGCCGGCCGCCCGGCCGACGTGCCGGACGCCCCCACCCACGGCTCGCTGCTCGCGGCGAGGAAGGCGGACGTGCGATGA
- a CDS encoding DNA gyrase subunit A, producing the protein MARRKTPATRVDPSAFDRAGAQVFDNSLTTEIEDSYLEYAYSVIHSRALPDARDGLKPVHRRILFSMSEQGHRPTSPYVKSSRVVGDCMGKYHPHGDTAIYDAMVRLAQDFSLNTPLIDGHGNFGSPDDGPAASRYCVVGDTRIRLADGSSPRIADVVNLPADSEADADFEVLDKDGKAVQVDKVFNSGVHPTIRMTTKSGFSIRGSENHLVLCLEAPMGVPLFQWRRLDELKPGAVVAVARNAWSQVVPTAQEYVLGVLAGAWVSEGFASEHRAGFNNTDEHFFSEVLHAYDQVVGGKRYVSERHTRRDRKLIREIDVQEYAGGMDAFRASPLAEFIGHQARDKFIPEFVWNGGWGVKRAFLMAAFEGDGGCRVADNGFTVQYSTYSPRLAAEMQELMAEFGVIAVHRHYTRPNGSVEHRLVVSGLRNARAFAERIGFLRTKQAKLQDLLRHSPLSAHRLSADHVPFVADYVRGALDFDRRGSGRKWLTQHNFDRVERWETERLRIIDRVKDTEVLATILPIMDSGYRFEQVTAVAAAEPAEVYSVRVRSEDHSFLAGGFVNHNTEARMSPAAMLLVGELDEETVDFRPNYDGSLQEPSVLPAAFPNLLVNGTSGIAVGMATNMIPHNLGEVVAAARYLVSHPDASLDKLMEFVPGPDLPTGGVLLGLDEVRKAYETGRGVVRMRARVTTGPLEGSRGRQAITVTELPYGVGPEKIIEKITDEVTKSKRLSGIADVKDLTDRENGTRVVIECKVGVNPQALLADLYRLTPMEQSFGINNLVLVDGQPRTLGLKALLEVFLQHRFDVVTRRTRYRRRRREERLHLVEGLLKALLDIDKVIRLIRGSENAAAAKEGLVKRFKLSEVQAAYILDTPLRRLTRYDSLELEAEQERLRGEIAELSKILDDERVLRRVVSSELGKVAKDLGQERRTVLLDGDLKEVLAASRPAGPLEVADDPCQVVLSATGLVARTAAESEEASEARRRNGRVKHDAVAAVVHTTARGQVLLVTNRGRAFKTDVLPLPVLPEQSGTVSLSGGMSAGELVDLQAGERVVGIAPLNAGESPGLALGTRLGTVKVCAPEWPVRSDEFEVITLKEGDEVVGATWLRGAEEALVFLSSDASLLRYPASLVRPQGLRGGGMAGINLASGARVVFFGAVRTDDDEHGEPMVVTSTGQSVKVTPFSAYPAKGRATGGVRAQRFLKGENALVLAWVGPRPVGAAENGAPVELPEVDERRDGSGHAHPGPDVVGHLVERN; encoded by the coding sequence ATGGCACGCCGCAAGACCCCCGCGACCCGGGTCGACCCGTCCGCCTTCGACCGCGCGGGCGCCCAGGTCTTCGACAACTCGCTGACCACCGAGATCGAGGACTCCTACCTGGAGTACGCGTACTCGGTCATCCACTCCCGCGCGCTGCCCGACGCCCGCGACGGGCTGAAGCCGGTGCACCGGCGGATCCTGTTCTCGATGAGCGAGCAGGGGCACCGGCCGACCAGCCCCTACGTGAAGTCGTCGCGCGTGGTGGGCGACTGCATGGGCAAGTACCACCCCCACGGCGACACCGCTATTTACGACGCCATGGTGCGGTTGGCGCAGGACTTCTCGCTGAACACGCCGCTCATCGACGGGCACGGAAATTTTGGCAGCCCGGACGATGGCCCGGCCGCTTCTCGCTACTGCGTCGTCGGTGACACCCGAATTCGCCTGGCGGACGGTTCCAGCCCGCGCATCGCCGATGTGGTGAACCTGCCCGCGGACTCCGAGGCGGACGCCGACTTCGAAGTCCTGGACAAGGACGGCAAGGCCGTTCAGGTCGACAAGGTGTTCAACTCCGGTGTGCACCCGACGATCCGGATGACCACGAAGTCCGGGTTCTCGATCCGGGGCAGTGAGAACCACTTGGTGCTCTGCCTGGAAGCGCCGATGGGCGTGCCGCTGTTCCAGTGGCGGCGGTTGGACGAGCTCAAGCCGGGCGCGGTGGTCGCCGTCGCCCGGAACGCCTGGTCGCAGGTGGTGCCCACGGCGCAGGAGTACGTGTTGGGCGTGCTCGCCGGCGCCTGGGTGTCGGAGGGCTTCGCGAGCGAGCACCGCGCCGGGTTCAACAACACGGACGAACATTTCTTCTCGGAGGTCCTGCACGCCTACGACCAGGTCGTCGGTGGGAAGCGGTACGTGTCCGAGCGGCACACCCGACGTGATCGCAAGCTGATCCGGGAAATCGACGTCCAGGAGTACGCGGGCGGAATGGACGCGTTCCGGGCCAGCCCACTGGCCGAGTTCATCGGGCACCAGGCGCGGGACAAGTTCATCCCGGAATTCGTCTGGAACGGCGGTTGGGGTGTCAAGCGGGCATTCCTCATGGCCGCTTTCGAAGGCGACGGCGGCTGTCGGGTGGCGGACAACGGCTTCACCGTCCAGTACTCGACGTACAGCCCCCGACTGGCGGCCGAAATGCAGGAGTTGATGGCCGAGTTCGGGGTCATCGCCGTGCACCGCCACTACACCAGGCCGAACGGCTCGGTGGAGCACCGCCTGGTGGTGTCGGGGCTGCGGAACGCCCGCGCGTTCGCGGAGCGCATCGGCTTCCTGAGGACCAAGCAGGCGAAGCTCCAGGACCTGCTCCGGCACTCCCCGCTGTCGGCCCACCGGCTGAGCGCGGACCACGTGCCCTTCGTGGCGGACTACGTGCGCGGCGCGCTGGACTTCGACCGGCGCGGCAGCGGGCGGAAGTGGCTGACGCAGCACAACTTCGATCGCGTCGAGCGCTGGGAGACCGAGCGGCTGCGGATCATCGACCGGGTCAAGGACACCGAGGTCCTCGCCACGATCCTGCCGATCATGGACTCCGGCTACCGGTTCGAGCAGGTCACCGCCGTGGCGGCCGCCGAGCCCGCCGAGGTGTACTCGGTCCGCGTGCGCTCGGAGGACCACTCGTTCCTGGCGGGCGGGTTCGTCAACCACAACACCGAGGCCCGCATGTCGCCCGCCGCGATGTTGCTGGTCGGGGAGCTGGACGAGGAGACGGTCGACTTCCGGCCCAACTACGACGGTTCGCTGCAGGAACCGTCGGTGCTGCCGGCTGCCTTCCCGAACCTGCTGGTCAACGGCACGTCCGGGATCGCGGTCGGGATGGCGACCAACATGATCCCGCACAACCTGGGCGAGGTCGTGGCGGCCGCGCGGTACCTGGTGTCGCACCCGGACGCCTCGCTGGACAAGCTGATGGAGTTCGTGCCGGGGCCGGACCTGCCCACGGGCGGCGTGCTGCTCGGCCTGGACGAGGTGCGCAAGGCGTACGAGACCGGGCGCGGCGTGGTGCGGATGCGGGCCAGGGTGACCACCGGGCCGCTGGAGGGCAGCCGGGGGCGGCAGGCGATCACGGTCACCGAGCTGCCGTACGGGGTGGGGCCGGAGAAGATCATCGAGAAGATCACCGACGAGGTGACCAAGTCGAAGCGGCTCTCCGGCATCGCCGACGTCAAGGACCTGACCGACCGGGAGAACGGCACCCGGGTGGTCATCGAGTGCAAGGTCGGGGTGAACCCGCAGGCGCTGCTGGCGGACCTGTACCGGCTCACGCCGATGGAGCAGTCGTTCGGCATCAACAACCTGGTGCTGGTGGACGGGCAGCCGCGGACGCTGGGGCTCAAGGCGCTGCTGGAGGTGTTCCTCCAGCACCGGTTCGACGTGGTGACGCGCCGGACCCGGTACCGGCGGCGGCGGCGCGAGGAGCGGTTGCACCTGGTCGAGGGCCTGCTGAAGGCGCTGCTGGACATCGACAAGGTGATCAGGCTGATCCGGGGCAGCGAGAACGCGGCCGCGGCCAAGGAGGGCCTGGTGAAGCGGTTCAAGCTCTCCGAGGTGCAGGCGGCCTACATCCTGGACACGCCGCTGCGCAGGCTGACCCGCTACGACTCGCTGGAGCTGGAGGCGGAGCAGGAGCGGCTGCGCGGCGAGATCGCGGAGCTGAGCAAGATCCTGGACGACGAGCGGGTGCTGCGCCGGGTGGTGTCCTCCGAGCTGGGCAAGGTCGCCAAGGACCTGGGCCAGGAGCGGCGGACGGTGCTGCTCGACGGTGACCTGAAGGAGGTGCTGGCGGCGTCGCGGCCGGCCGGTCCGCTGGAGGTCGCGGACGACCCGTGCCAGGTGGTGCTGTCGGCGACCGGGCTGGTGGCGCGCACGGCGGCGGAGTCGGAGGAGGCGTCGGAGGCGCGTCGGCGCAACGGCCGGGTCAAGCACGACGCGGTGGCGGCGGTGGTGCACACGACCGCGCGCGGGCAGGTGCTGCTGGTGACCAACCGGGGCCGCGCGTTCAAGACGGACGTGCTGCCGCTGCCGGTGCTGCCGGAGCAGAGCGGCACGGTGTCGCTGAGCGGCGGCATGTCGGCCGGTGAGCTGGTGGACCTCCAGGCGGGGGAGCGGGTCGTGGGCATCGCGCCGCTGAACGCCGGGGAGTCGCCGGGGCTGGCCCTGGGCACGCGGCTGGGGACGGTGAAGGTGTGCGCGCCGGAGTGGCCGGTGCGGTCCGACGAGTTCGAGGTGATCACCCTCAAGGAGGGTGACGAGGTGGTCGGCGCGACCTGGCTGCGCGGTGCCGAGGAGGCGCTGGTGTTCCTGTCGTCGGACGCGTCGCTGCTGCGCTACCCGGCCTCGCTGGTGCGGCCGCAGGGCCTCAGGGGCGGTGGCATGGCCGGGATCAACCTGGCGTCGGGTGCGCGGGTGGTGTTCTTCGGGGCGGTGCGCACGGACGACGACGAGCACGGTGAGCCGATGGTGGTCACCTCGACCGGGCAGAGCGTGAAGGTGACGCCGTTCTCGGCGTACCCGGCGAAGGGGCGGGCGACCGGTGGTGTGCGGGCGCAGCGGTTCCTGAAGGGCGAGAACGCGCTGGTCCTGGCCTGGGTCGGCCCGCGCCCGGTGGGTGCGGCGGAGAACGGGGCGCCGGTGGAGCTGCCGGAGGTGGACGAGCGCCGGGACGGGTCGGGGCACGCCCACCCGGGGCCGGACGTGGTGGGTCACCTGGTCGAGCGCAACTGA